The following is a genomic window from Fusarium oxysporum Fo47 chromosome IV, complete sequence.
AGCAATGCACCGAGTAAGCCAATTGCTCGAAGCCAGCGCTTAGTAAGGCATTCTAGCCCATAGCTGAGCGCAGGTCCCCGCGTGCTGGGCGTTTACACTGCTCACAGAACAAAGAACCAAAGACCTGTAAAATGGGGATGGGAGTCTTGCGTAAGGTGAAACATCGCGACACTCTGGTGTCTATACCAGATTGGGAGGAGATTCTAGAGATTCTATCTCCTCCCAATCTGGTATAGACAGCCGCTCAGCAAGGTCGTTGCAACTCAACGTGTCTGAGCCCGAGTCAAGGGAGAGTCAAAAATCACGGCATCAATCTAGGCTTCTCTCGCATTCGAGTAAAGTCGTTGAGGGTTACAGCCCGCGACAGCAGGGTATCAGCCGCACGGCCTGGTTTCTGGGGCAAGAGAAATCAGGCTCGGGAGAAGTACTGGCGTTTACCCGAAGAGATACTCTTTGAACATTTCTTCAATATTCCCCCAAACTCTCTCGTAGCTGCAATTGACAACATTCACGGAGGATATAAAAATACGAACGAGCAGGAGTTTGCTTCCTGCATCATGCCTTGCCTGGCGACCAATGAACGCACCAAGATACGGTAGATGATCAGTTTCCCAGCGACATTCTCATTGCTGTGTACCAGAAAAAATCCCCTGAACATTATCCGGGTTCCAGCATTCAGGACTAGGGGCTCTGCCTTTGCTGAACATGCTTGTGACAGGCAGTTCAACGACCTGCGTTCAAAAGCCCAACGAACAGGCACACAAGGAGCTCGAATCCTCTTTCGCAATTTCCACGCTGCTGACCCTCGATCGACAACCTCACTAAGCTCGCCATAATACACGATTCTTCTCCAATCTCGGCATGAACATCGCCCCTCGAAGGCAATGCAGAGACGAGCGACGACGAACCATCTTCTACCACCCTTAGTCTTGCTAGATTTCCTACCGCTATCGAGTTCACATACCGTTGCGGACACATAAACACTTCTCTAAAAGGTTTCTTACCTGTAACTGCACAGGAGTCTATGAGAGAAGGCGCCGCTTTCTAAGTAAAGTTTGCTGGCTGCAGACTCGCACCGAAATGCGCTCGGGTTTACCTTGCTCTGTGTGAGAAGTTAGGAGCTATGAATCAAACTCACGCATACAAATTAAATTTTGATCCATGTTCAGTTGACCTTTCTTCCACTGGGATATCACTCGTGGCGGAAGCATTTTGAAGCTGTCTCTATTACAAGCATTGCAGCCATCGACAGCCACGTGAGATGGGGAAAATCCTGTTTAATAATGCCAACAGTTTATATGACAGAAGTTTCCAATTATCAGGTAGTGTCTTTGGGGGGTATTCACCAGTTTCACCATTAAATACTGCTACTGCTGCCACTAAGGTGCCCTAACCGAACTTTTTGTCCAAGCTGTCCGGTACCCCCCTGCTAGGCAATGCCTGCCGGGTCTTAAGCGCCAGTATACCAATAATTAAGAGTGTAACATGGAAACTTGCCTTTCAAATCTGTGAAAACGAAACGACGGACGTACACTTAGTGAATCTGATCAACGAGAGGGCTTGGGGTAGATGCAACCAGGAAAGCCGCTGATCTCAAGACGGTTCAGATACCCAGTACTGAAGAATATTGGCATTAATACAGGTGATCTCACAATAAAAGAATTTACATCCAGTTCAAATATCCGGGCCATTCCAACACTGAATGATCTCTTTAGTGCTTCCTCTTTCATAAAGGCACTTGGGGTAATCTGAGCTTTTACAGCACCAATCCTGATAGAACCGCAATCTGACGACACGTCGTTGCACATTGAGCCTGCTTGGAAAATGATTCCATTGGCCAAGATTCAAAGGTAGGACATGATCCACCGCGGTGCAGTTAACGTGCACTTCCCAGAAAGGCTGACCTCTTGTTTTCTCGCCTAACCTCTTATTCTCTCACCCAAACCCCTTGTTCTCTCCTCCAAACCCCTTGTTTCCTCGCCCAAACCTCTTGTTTCCTCGCCCAAACCTCTTAATCTCTCGGCCATTTTGCAAAATAGAGAAATAGTAACACTTAAGAAGTGAAAATAAATACAGACGTCTGGGCACTCTTAACGCGGGTTAGGTTTCACTCTTGCTCCCAGGCTCGCCTTAATTATTGACATTAAAATGCAGGGAGGATTTTCTGTTTCCAACTTTTCTGATGGCGACCACCGTCGTCGTGCTGTAACTGCAGGACCCCATCTTGCATTCAACGGCACAGAGCCTCAGCGTCTTCACGACGTCAATAGAGACTTGTGGCAACACTCATTTCAGTCAGTTATGGCAAGCGCCATTGGCCATTTACCGACGCTTAGCCTATGTTTTTGCCTATGCGACTATTATCTATCTGGTTCTGACTCTGGATCTTTGCCTCATCCCCTGCAGACTCAGGCATTCTCCAATCAAGACACCTTGAGCCAGTGTGGCTTTGCATCACCAACAGAACCCATAACTACGGACGCTGGGCTCCAAACCTCACCCAACCAGGACATCACATCAACCCAAGTTCAGGAACCTCGGTACGTGAACTGCGTCGCCGCTTCACGAAAGATTGTTTCTGACTTGTATCAGACGATGCGGTAGCAGACCTTTCTCGTGCCCTGATTGTCACATTTATACCACCAATCGTAAATACAACTTGAACCGACACCGGGAGATGCGGCACGGAAAAAGACGAAACAACAATTAAGGGCACATAGAAACGTACGATGGAGAAACTTCGACTTTTTGCGATGATGAATGGTGCCTCGGGCAGAGAAGCGGTCGACAGACGTACGGGCGCAACGGCAAGGAAATTGGCGACAGGCAAGATGCAGCAGAAGAACTCGGTACGGCGAAGGGGAGACGTATAACCATTTCCTTTTATCTCTATTCTTTTTCGAGATTAGTTCATATTAGAATGTATTTATTAGAAGGGCCAGCGAAACATGTAAATAGATGTAAAGAATAGGTACTCAATTGGTGGAATGCCTTTTGAGCGCAGAGGTTCAAGTCTAAACACCAACAGAAAGGTTTATGTACCAAGATCGATGAGGGTTGGCTCACGTGGGGATGCTGAACGGGCTGGGCCTGGTTGTGAGGCTAGTCGGGGATCTGGATACTACAGAGTAACGTTCGTTTATCAAGTCGGAAGCTAGAGCCTAGCGCTATTCGTGCACAGTGATCCACCTAATAAGCAACCTGACCCTGCCTACTTGTTAAGGTGCCTCTCCATGGGAAGCAACCTAATGGATGCAAAGCAACCCTTCCCACTACCCTTCTATGGGGAGCAAGCGAACCACCACCTGAAGCCCTTCTACAGGAGGCAAGCAGCCTTGCCATGTCCAACTGAACAACATGAATGTAGTTAGGGAAGTTGAGCAATGGTACGGGATCTCCGAAGAATATTATTCTGTCACTTAGTAGACTGTCTAACTAGTAACTCGCTCTAGGCTGTTCAAACTTCGAGTCCTAGACAACTTATATTCCTCATCAGGTACAAAA
Proteins encoded in this region:
- a CDS encoding uncharacterized protein (expressed protein), yielding MASAIGHLPTLSLCFCLCDYYLSGSDSGSLPHPLQTQAFSNQDTLSQCGFASPTEPITTDAGLQTSPNQDITSTQVQEPRYVNCVAASRKIVSDLYQTMR